Proteins from a single region of Sphingomonas morindae:
- a CDS encoding glycosyltransferase family 4 protein, with protein sequence MSGAGAGPEIILDLSRLVSRILHKTPTGVDRVELAYANGLIAAAPERLRFAAVHPSGFYGRLPEHAATDFIRLVDHEWEDARQARSWAAHKAHLLSILWRTRPRPVPSGGGARVLLQASPHHLTKPALVRTIIAKERAKFVCLLHDIIPVTHPEYARPGGDRLHLKRIETLARQADGLIANSQATLNDVRPYLDRAGRPIPAIVAHLGHEPVPAPPPLAHDQRPYFVCLGTIEPRKNHLLLLHLWRQLAESRDPTQLPRLVVIGRRGWENEQVVDLLERCPALGSCVEERSHLRDAEVRSLIAGARALLLPSFAEGFGMPVPEALALGTPVVCSDLPALREAGGEVPEFLDPLDGPGWRDAILAYADLASPRRAAQLQRMVGWRPMAWRDHLALVLDFVHRLCA encoded by the coding sequence ATGAGCGGAGCGGGAGCCGGACCGGAGATCATCCTCGATCTGTCGCGCCTCGTATCGCGTATCCTCCACAAGACGCCGACCGGGGTCGATCGGGTCGAGCTCGCCTATGCCAATGGGCTAATCGCCGCCGCGCCGGAGCGCCTCCGCTTCGCGGCGGTGCATCCAAGCGGCTTTTACGGGCGGCTTCCAGAGCACGCCGCGACGGACTTCATCCGCCTCGTCGATCACGAATGGGAAGATGCGCGGCAGGCGCGATCTTGGGCGGCGCACAAGGCGCATCTGCTCAGCATATTGTGGCGCACACGGCCACGCCCGGTGCCATCCGGCGGCGGCGCGCGTGTTCTGCTTCAGGCATCCCCGCACCATCTCACTAAGCCGGCCCTAGTCCGCACGATCATCGCAAAGGAACGCGCGAAGTTCGTGTGCCTTCTGCACGACATCATTCCGGTCACCCATCCCGAATATGCGCGCCCCGGCGGCGATCGTCTGCATCTCAAAAGAATCGAAACGCTTGCCCGTCAGGCCGACGGCCTTATCGCAAATTCACAGGCGACGCTGAACGATGTGCGCCCTTATCTTGACCGCGCGGGCCGCCCCATCCCGGCGATCGTAGCCCATCTCGGGCATGAGCCGGTACCCGCGCCACCCCCGCTGGCGCACGACCAACGCCCTTATTTTGTTTGCCTCGGTACGATCGAGCCACGCAAGAACCATCTGCTCCTGCTCCACCTCTGGCGGCAACTCGCCGAGAGCCGGGATCCGACGCAGCTGCCGCGGCTGGTCGTGATCGGGCGGCGTGGCTGGGAGAATGAGCAGGTTGTCGACCTGCTGGAACGCTGCCCCGCGCTTGGCTCGTGCGTCGAGGAGCGCTCGCATCTGCGCGACGCCGAGGTCCGCAGCCTGATTGCCGGCGCGCGTGCGCTTCTGCTCCCAAGTTTCGCTGAAGGGTTTGGCATGCCTGTCCCGGAAGCCCTCGCGCTTGGCACCCCGGTCGTCTGCTCGGATCTGCCGGCGTTGCGCGAAGCCGGCGGCGAGGTTCCGGAGTTTCTCGATCCGCTCGACGGGCCAGGCTGGCGTGATGCCATCCTCGCCTATGCCGATCTGGCATCACCGCGCCGTGCGGCGCAACTGCAGCGTATGGTAGGATGGCGGCCCATGGCCTGGCGCGATCATCTCGCGCTGGTGCTCGATTTCGTGCATAGGCTTTGCGCATGA
- a CDS encoding lipopolysaccharide biosynthesis protein, with product MNMHGFIAPAQVKPARPTLIQSIRNWIVEKRIFLLIVVAPTLLVAAYLYLVAADQYETEAHFTIQSPGSTSSTPSSFGDLIGFSTMSVSQSQAMGVGDYLASQEAVDTLQKKLNLIEIFRRPGADPFYKLKPAYPTPERLHSYYEGMVTVRYNRDTGISTLQVRTFRPGDSFALIQELLKLGEQRVNQLNERAYADAVSSAERQLSEAEDNARQIEREVTNFRQTHADVDPMTSGEAQTTLVKTITGNLVAARAQLDVVARMVGRNSPQYKAMDARVRALSTEVDRQAATLTGGSKTIAARLGNYEDLRVRQQFAGKRYDTAAAALEKAREQARRQSLYLVRIVDPSMPVKALYPHRLRIVATMLITLLVAYGIGWLVIAGVKEHAI from the coding sequence ATGAATATGCACGGCTTCATAGCACCCGCTCAGGTTAAGCCTGCCCGGCCGACGCTGATCCAATCGATCCGCAACTGGATCGTGGAAAAGCGCATCTTTCTGCTGATCGTAGTCGCACCGACGCTGCTCGTCGCCGCCTACCTCTATCTCGTGGCGGCCGACCAGTATGAGACCGAGGCGCATTTCACCATCCAAAGCCCTGGCAGCACCAGCAGCACGCCGAGCAGCTTCGGGGATCTGATCGGCTTTTCGACCATGTCCGTTTCGCAGTCGCAGGCGATGGGCGTGGGCGATTATCTCGCCTCACAAGAGGCCGTCGATACGCTGCAAAAGAAGCTGAACCTGATTGAAATTTTCCGCCGTCCCGGCGCGGATCCATTTTACAAGCTGAAGCCGGCCTATCCGACGCCCGAGCGGTTGCACAGCTATTACGAAGGCATGGTGACGGTTCGCTACAATCGTGACACTGGTATTTCCACGCTGCAGGTGCGCACCTTTCGGCCGGGCGACTCCTTTGCCCTTATCCAAGAACTTCTGAAGCTTGGCGAGCAGCGGGTAAACCAGCTTAATGAGCGCGCCTATGCCGATGCCGTTTCCTCCGCAGAACGGCAGTTGAGCGAGGCGGAGGACAATGCGCGCCAGATCGAACGGGAAGTCACCAATTTCCGCCAGACCCACGCCGATGTCGATCCCATGACCTCGGGCGAGGCGCAAACCACATTGGTAAAGACCATCACGGGCAATCTCGTCGCGGCGCGCGCGCAACTCGACGTGGTCGCCCGCATGGTTGGTCGTAACAGCCCCCAGTACAAAGCAATGGACGCCCGCGTGCGTGCGCTTTCAACGGAGGTCGATCGCCAGGCAGCGACGCTGACCGGCGGAAGCAAAACGATTGCGGCGCGGCTCGGCAATTACGAGGATCTCCGCGTGCGCCAGCAATTCGCCGGTAAGCGCTACGATACGGCTGCCGCGGCGCTGGAAAAGGCGCGCGAGCAAGCGCGGCGTCAAAGTCTCTATCTGGTGCGGATTGTGGATCCGAGCATGCCGGTGAAGGCGCTCTACCCGCACCGCCTGCGCATCGTCGCGACGATGCTTATCACGCTGCTGGTCGCCTATGGAATTGGCTGGCTAGTGATCGCCGGCGTGAAGGAGCATGCGATCTGA
- a CDS encoding methyltransferase domain-containing protein gives MNDLVAGGAAIAQGLELDPFGFVPSYASRIIGLGGHEASQEPAYAFHTPYIYCSPGEVTFRFKFSGLHASLGNLTIRINGIAPTSGGVARTIKLTAKPLRDLAHLDGEMSISIKAKSGVLYAAVGLIHGVTDAAAERLTVTIDRPSDGREFDEELELARKTVFGQTAAREVAHLISPLPATIADPVSQMCTASQFDEPTYDFWVEAMRAPKTRHRKQWEFVYILQALERYGVLQPGARGLGFGVGEEPIPAVLASRGCELVATDLSEEDERAAGWRGTGQHAASLEKLLRPDICPNELVLERVSHRAVDMNQIPADLRDFDFCWSSCALEHLGSIDHGLRFIHNSLQTLKIGGVAVHTTELNLSSNSDTLEEGGTVLFRRKDFERLCLDLVSLGHEVAQIKFDQGEQPLDRHVDMPPYRHDEHLKLALSNYVTTSFGVIIRRGSSAF, from the coding sequence ATGAATGACTTAGTCGCAGGCGGTGCTGCGATCGCGCAAGGCTTGGAACTCGATCCGTTTGGCTTCGTGCCGAGCTATGCTAGCCGAATTATCGGTCTCGGAGGCCACGAAGCGTCGCAGGAGCCGGCTTATGCCTTTCATACGCCCTATATCTATTGCTCGCCGGGCGAGGTGACGTTCCGCTTTAAGTTTAGCGGCCTGCACGCCAGCCTCGGCAACCTCACTATCCGCATCAACGGCATCGCCCCCACCTCCGGCGGGGTTGCGCGGACAATCAAGCTGACCGCGAAGCCGCTGCGTGACCTAGCCCATCTCGATGGCGAGATGAGCATCTCGATCAAGGCCAAATCGGGCGTTCTCTACGCGGCGGTGGGCCTGATCCATGGTGTCACCGACGCCGCGGCCGAGCGATTGACCGTCACGATCGATCGGCCAAGCGACGGCCGCGAATTTGATGAAGAGCTTGAGCTCGCACGCAAGACGGTGTTCGGCCAGACCGCGGCTCGGGAGGTGGCACATCTCATCTCGCCCTTGCCGGCGACGATCGCTGATCCGGTTTCGCAGATGTGCACGGCTTCGCAATTCGACGAACCGACATATGACTTCTGGGTCGAGGCGATGCGCGCACCCAAGACGCGCCACCGCAAGCAATGGGAATTTGTGTACATCCTGCAGGCGCTGGAGCGCTACGGTGTTCTTCAGCCTGGCGCGCGCGGGCTCGGCTTCGGCGTCGGCGAGGAGCCGATCCCGGCCGTGTTGGCATCTCGCGGCTGCGAACTCGTCGCGACTGACCTATCCGAGGAGGACGAGCGGGCGGCTGGCTGGCGGGGCACCGGCCAGCATGCCGCCTCTCTGGAGAAGCTGCTGCGTCCGGATATTTGCCCGAACGAGTTGGTGCTCGAGCGAGTCAGCCATCGCGCCGTCGACATGAACCAGATTCCCGCTGACCTGCGAGACTTCGATTTCTGCTGGTCGTCCTGTGCGCTCGAGCATCTCGGCTCGATCGATCACGGTCTACGCTTCATTCACAATTCGCTGCAGACGCTGAAGATTGGCGGCGTCGCGGTGCATACCACCGAACTCAATCTCAGCTCCAATTCTGACACGCTAGAAGAAGGTGGTACGGTCCTGTTCCGTCGCAAGGACTTCGAGCGCTTGTGCTTGGATCTCGTGTCGCTCGGTCATGAGGTGGCGCAGATCAAGTTTGACCAGGGCGAACAGCCGCTTGACCGGCATGTCGACATGCCGCCGTATCGCCACGACGAGCACCTCAAACTTGCGCTTTCCAACTATGTCACTACCTCGTTCGGCGTGATTATCCGCCGGGGCTCTTCGGCTTTCTGA
- a CDS encoding ABC transporter permease has product MITEADRVGQQRGLREAFKVQMQVLGALIMRELHTRYGRDNIGYLWLIGEPLMLGTVIALLHSGQSSHEGDVDPVAFSVVGYSIFIIFRGIVNRAEGSLQGNTPLLYHRMVTVLDVTLARGILELGGTLAAFFVLAFLANLLGFMSLPERPLYLALGIFYVFWLSMGLSMLIAGGTYERPLLERLVHPFTYFMMPLSGAFVRVSWLPETLRKAILWVPMAHMFETIRYGQFASATLEYVDFEYLTAWCLGLSLAGLFAIRTVPARIHLG; this is encoded by the coding sequence ATGATCACCGAAGCTGACAGAGTCGGGCAGCAACGCGGGCTGCGCGAAGCATTCAAGGTGCAAATGCAGGTGCTTGGCGCGCTTATCATGCGCGAACTCCACACCCGCTACGGGCGCGACAATATCGGGTATCTGTGGCTCATCGGCGAACCGCTGATGCTCGGAACCGTGATCGCCCTTCTCCACAGCGGACAAAGCTCGCATGAGGGTGACGTCGATCCCGTCGCCTTTTCCGTAGTGGGCTACTCGATCTTCATCATTTTCCGGGGCATCGTCAACCGCGCGGAAGGGTCGCTTCAGGGCAACACCCCCTTGCTCTACCACCGGATGGTGACCGTGCTTGACGTGACGCTGGCCCGGGGCATTCTCGAGCTCGGAGGCACCCTCGCCGCCTTCTTTGTGCTCGCCTTTCTCGCGAATCTGCTAGGCTTCATGTCGCTCCCGGAGCGGCCGCTCTATCTCGCGCTCGGCATCTTCTATGTGTTCTGGCTATCGATGGGCCTGTCGATGCTGATTGCCGGCGGCACCTACGAGCGGCCTCTGCTTGAACGATTGGTCCATCCGTTCACCTATTTCATGATGCCGCTTTCGGGTGCGTTCGTTCGGGTTTCGTGGCTACCGGAGACGCTGCGGAAGGCAATTCTCTGGGTGCCGATGGCGCACATGTTTGAAACGATCCGCTATGGGCAATTCGCCAGCGCGACGCTCGAGTACGTGGACTTTGAATACCTTACCGCTTGGTGTCTCGGCTTGTCGCTCGCCGGCCTGTTTGCCATTCGCACCGTGCCGGCACGCATTCACCTTGGTTGA
- a CDS encoding phytanoyl-CoA dioxygenase family protein has product MTPARYLLLPWWVAQLGTGAKAFCDNPVIGSERLNRLGLHVGRVRAAAGMAARRRARLAGMVSAEDRAAFARDGFVLKRNFLPPAAFEALRAQALGYEGPAREMLQGDTITRRIALDPAALRAMPQVRALLADPAWRGLTRYVGSFDSAPITYIQSILSHVADADPDPQTALHADTFHATMKAWLFLTDVAEDEGPFVYVPGSHRMTPERLAWEQARSLRAAQGLDRLSARGSLRIGAEELPALGLPAPKAFAVPANTLVVADTSGFHARGPSVRPSLRVEIWAYQRRNPFLPWTGLDPLAAPGLADRRAPLMWAARDRLRGWMGQPWADVGRTTPVRRATRG; this is encoded by the coding sequence ATGACTCCGGCGCGCTATCTGCTGCTTCCCTGGTGGGTCGCCCAGCTCGGCACGGGCGCCAAGGCCTTTTGCGACAATCCGGTGATCGGATCGGAGCGGCTCAACCGGCTGGGGCTCCATGTCGGCCGGGTGCGCGCCGCCGCCGGCATGGCCGCGCGCCGTCGCGCCCGGCTGGCCGGGATGGTCTCGGCCGAGGATCGCGCCGCCTTCGCGCGCGACGGGTTCGTGCTGAAGCGCAACTTCCTGCCGCCCGCCGCTTTCGAGGCGCTCCGCGCGCAGGCGCTGGGCTATGAGGGGCCGGCGCGCGAGATGCTCCAGGGCGATACCATCACCCGGCGGATCGCGCTCGATCCCGCCGCGCTGCGCGCCATGCCGCAGGTGCGCGCGCTGCTCGCCGATCCGGCCTGGCGCGGCCTGACCCGCTATGTCGGCAGCTTCGACAGTGCGCCCATCACCTATATTCAGTCCATCCTCAGCCATGTCGCCGACGCTGATCCCGATCCGCAGACGGCGCTGCACGCCGACACGTTCCACGCGACGATGAAGGCCTGGCTGTTCCTCACCGATGTCGCGGAGGATGAGGGTCCCTTCGTCTATGTGCCGGGCTCGCACCGGATGACGCCGGAGCGGCTGGCGTGGGAGCAGGCGCGCAGCCTGCGCGCCGCCCAGGGGCTGGACCGGCTCTCGGCGCGCGGCTCGCTGCGGATCGGCGCCGAGGAGCTGCCCGCGCTCGGCCTGCCCGCCCCCAAGGCCTTCGCCGTGCCCGCCAACACGCTGGTCGTCGCCGACACATCGGGCTTCCACGCGCGCGGCCCTTCGGTGCGGCCCTCGCTACGGGTCGAGATCTGGGCCTATCAGCGGCGCAATCCCTTCCTCCCCTGGACCGGGCTCGACCCGCTGGCCGCGCCCGGCCTGGCGGACCGCCGCGCCCCGCTGATGTGGGCCGCGCGCGACCGGCTGCGCGGCTGGATGGGCCAGCCCTGGGCGGATGTCGGCCGGACGACGCCGGTGCGCCGCGCGACGCGGGGCTGA
- a CDS encoding capsular polysaccharide export protein, LipB/KpsS family, translating to MRRTLPFLRTPPFPGTEPRVVAISEVVDAGTEADRIDIDRAARLFALIADAQIGGAFWNEDEDPWRLPVERFVALDGDDERVAVGLLRGLPLSIARAGAFGDPAGGPDRAALAEHLLRRCRYRDPFTDATIPAEAAVALLAQWRAGIAANRGIVVATGIAWWKRREMRAMLWPGTAALPRFVRGDRAAARQARRRGGAVAAWPSRVGRGLAAATRAAAVPLIRVEDGFIRSVGLGSGLHPPYSIIVDRTGIHYDPAGRSDLETLLATADFSPDLLARARALREAVVARGISKYNEASRPPSFPPRRPGRRLVLVTGQVSDDLSVLRGGAGVAGNLDLLARARAVEPEADLWFRPHPDVDAGHRRGAIADAEALRHADRVIRGGSMAALLDHVDGVHVLTSLAGFEALLRGRDVTTHGQPFYAGWGLTRDLAPPLARRGRPLTLDQLICATLLLYPRYLDPVTLLPCSAEQLVTRVSGALRPRRPWLLRARAVQGRLLRLLR from the coding sequence TTGCGTCGGACCCTGCCGTTCCTGCGCACGCCGCCCTTCCCCGGCACTGAACCGCGCGTCGTCGCGATCAGCGAGGTGGTGGATGCGGGGACGGAGGCCGATCGGATCGACATCGATCGCGCCGCTCGGCTGTTCGCCCTGATTGCCGACGCGCAGATCGGCGGCGCCTTCTGGAATGAAGACGAGGATCCTTGGCGCCTCCCGGTGGAGCGCTTCGTCGCGCTCGACGGTGATGACGAGCGCGTCGCCGTCGGCCTATTGCGTGGGCTTCCGCTGAGCATCGCGCGGGCCGGGGCCTTCGGCGATCCGGCGGGGGGTCCGGACCGCGCGGCTCTCGCCGAGCATCTGCTGCGTCGCTGCCGCTACCGCGATCCTTTTACTGACGCGACGATCCCGGCCGAGGCGGCGGTGGCGCTCCTGGCGCAATGGCGCGCTGGGATCGCCGCTAATCGCGGAATTGTCGTCGCCACGGGTATCGCTTGGTGGAAGCGACGCGAGATGCGGGCAATGCTGTGGCCGGGCACGGCGGCGTTGCCGCGCTTCGTGCGCGGAGATCGGGCAGCGGCGCGCCAGGCGCGGCGGCGCGGCGGCGCGGTGGCAGCCTGGCCGTCGCGCGTCGGACGCGGGCTTGCGGCGGCGACCCGCGCCGCCGCGGTGCCACTGATCCGTGTGGAAGACGGCTTTATCCGCTCCGTCGGGCTCGGCAGCGGACTGCACCCGCCTTACTCGATCATCGTCGATCGCACCGGCATCCATTATGACCCCGCAGGCCGAAGCGACCTCGAGACGCTGCTCGCCACCGCCGACTTCTCTCCCGATCTGCTCGCTCGGGCTCGTGCGCTACGCGAGGCGGTGGTGGCGCGCGGGATCAGCAAATATAACGAGGCGTCCAGGCCGCCGAGCTTCCCGCCACGGCGGCCTGGACGCCGGCTGGTGCTCGTCACCGGCCAGGTAAGCGACGATCTGTCGGTGCTGCGCGGCGGTGCCGGGGTGGCCGGGAATCTCGATCTGCTCGCCCGCGCTCGCGCCGTCGAGCCCGAGGCGGACCTGTGGTTCCGGCCGCATCCCGATGTCGACGCCGGTCATCGGCGCGGCGCCATCGCCGATGCCGAGGCGCTCCGCCATGCCGATCGGGTGATCCGCGGCGGCAGCATGGCGGCGCTGCTCGATCATGTCGACGGCGTCCATGTACTGACCTCGCTGGCCGGCTTTGAAGCGTTGCTGCGCGGCCGCGACGTGACCACGCACGGCCAGCCTTTCTATGCCGGCTGGGGCCTCACCCGCGATCTCGCGCCGCCGCTCGCGCGGCGCGGACGGCCGCTCACGCTTGACCAGCTCATATGCGCGACACTGCTGCTCTACCCGCGCTATCTTGATCCGGTGACCCTGTTGCCATGCAGCGCTGAACAGCTGGTGACACGGGTTTCGGGCGCGCTGCGCCCGCGCCGCCCCTGGCTGCTCCGCGCGCGCGCCGTGCAGGGACGGCTGCTGAGATTGTTGCGGTGA
- a CDS encoding capsule biosynthesis protein — MKQRNRAPRAFLFLQGPHGSFFPKLGKAIEQAGCRVRRINLNGGDFATWPSGDNYRGTTSSWPGYIDRYLRRWGITDLVLFGDNRPPHLIAIEAAQRAGARVHVFEEGYVRPDWVTLERDGVNGRSSLPRSPEWYRAAAAKLPRPPVYPAIPSYRAARGWAAFFYYAEVVLQHWRFPFHGSHRSRNPVWEGIAYLRRFRQRIDRDALDREALSQLSGSPFFLLPLQLNSDYQIRVHSPFGSMITAFQMVLQSFVAHAPAECHLLVKEHPLESGLIEWRSIVADAAVAAGVADRVHFVQNADLLRLVQEARGVVTVNSTSGTLSLAAGIPTKVLGQAVYDIADITDQQPLDSFWRAPRGPDPATWDAFYRVLAHRCLIHGAFLSDIGIELLVAVATGRLLAEDEEDEIGVPASAQRGGR; from the coding sequence ATGAAACAGCGCAACCGCGCACCTCGCGCCTTTCTTTTCCTGCAAGGCCCGCACGGCTCCTTCTTTCCGAAGCTGGGCAAGGCAATTGAGCAGGCCGGTTGCCGCGTCCGCCGGATCAACCTCAATGGCGGCGATTTCGCCACCTGGCCCTCAGGCGACAATTATCGGGGCACGACGAGCAGTTGGCCGGGCTATATCGATCGCTACCTGCGGCGATGGGGCATCACCGATCTCGTCTTGTTCGGCGACAATCGCCCGCCCCATCTTATCGCCATCGAAGCCGCTCAGCGCGCCGGCGCGCGCGTTCACGTGTTTGAGGAAGGTTATGTCCGTCCCGACTGGGTGACGCTTGAGCGCGATGGTGTGAACGGCCGCTCCTCGCTGCCGCGGTCGCCCGAGTGGTATCGCGCAGCCGCAGCCAAACTGCCGCGGCCGCCGGTTTATCCGGCCATTCCCTCCTATCGTGCCGCGAGAGGCTGGGCCGCCTTCTTCTATTACGCGGAGGTTGTCCTTCAGCACTGGCGCTTTCCGTTCCACGGCTCCCATCGGAGCCGCAACCCGGTGTGGGAAGGGATCGCCTATTTGCGCCGCTTCAGGCAGAGGATCGACCGGGATGCGCTGGACCGAGAGGCACTTAGCCAACTCAGCGGATCGCCCTTCTTCCTGCTGCCTCTACAGCTGAACTCCGACTACCAGATTCGGGTACACTCGCCCTTTGGCTCGATGATCACCGCTTTCCAGATGGTGCTTCAAAGCTTTGTCGCGCACGCACCCGCCGAGTGCCACCTTCTCGTCAAGGAACATCCGCTGGAGTCGGGGCTGATCGAGTGGCGCAGCATCGTCGCGGACGCCGCCGTCGCCGCGGGCGTTGCCGATCGCGTGCACTTCGTTCAGAATGCCGATCTGCTGCGCCTCGTGCAGGAGGCGCGCGGGGTTGTGACTGTGAACAGCACAAGCGGCACTCTGTCGCTTGCCGCCGGAATCCCCACCAAGGTGCTGGGACAAGCGGTGTACGATATCGCCGATATCACAGACCAGCAGCCGCTCGACAGCTTCTGGCGAGCTCCGCGTGGGCCGGACCCAGCGACCTGGGACGCGTTCTATCGGGTCCTTGCTCATCGATGCCTGATCCACGGCGCCTTTCTAAGCGACATCGGCATAGAACTGCTCGTCGCGGTGGCGACCGGGCGTTTGCTTGCGGAAGATGAGGAGGACGAGATAGGCGTGCCGGCTTCGGCGCAGCGGGGGGGCCGATGA